The segment tttaaatattataaattttaaaatacctaatttttttttctaaactttttttcttttttgaatcaAATATTATTAGTCAAACCATCATAAATTTCAAGTAAGAGACCTTTTAACAAATTTAGTTACAACCCCAATAACATTTCCTTTTTAACTTTAGTCACTGTTTGGCCCTTAACTATATCTATTTTTTCATATTGAGACTTAAAAGTTTTTTCTCTCATTTTAGTACTTGAAGTATAGTTTTGTTACACTTTTTGGCCCATGTCATTAATGTTATTTAAAAAGTAGAAACCAATCAAAACACGCCATGTGTCCTCATTGATGTTGATGTGGATGATGACATAGCTATTGGCAGTATGTGTTGATTAGAccaaaaatttgtaaattttttattaacaatcataaaaatacttaaaaatatataaaaattattaaaaattagattaataaaaattaaatattgtaaaaaattaaatattttaaatattattaaatattgttaaaaatattttaaaagtgtaaaagttattaaaattataaaacattatttaaaagttttaaaaatattaaaattgtgaaaattattaaaaattataaataattattcaaGATTGTAAAATTATGAACCAGTGGCATTTAATcagcaatttcacaattttaaaataaatttacaatttttaattaaattatttgttgttACTGTTTCAAGACTGCAAATCTGAAAATAATAATATCAAAGTAGATGACAGTGTAGAAAATCTCCTTGCATTCATTTGAAATTTGTAGAGAAatttgaagactttgatttgttaactatttacaatttttaataattattttacgattttaataattttaaaaaattaaataatgttttataacttttaataattttttaaaattttaaatattttaaaagatatttaataattattacaatatttattttttataatttttggtctagtcaACACGATCAACACTGTCAATATGATCAATGGCCACTTTATCATCCATTACAGCAGTCAATAGGACATGTAGTGTGTTTCAATTGGTTGCTGCTTTTTTAACACCGTTAACAGCAGGGATCAAAAAGTATAATGGAACTATAGTTTAAGGTCCAAACAATGaataaaactttttattttttccatttttaatGTGTCTGTAGTGACTTCAAAATCATTCTCACAAATGGCATTGGTTTATGTGccagaaagaagaaaaaaagaacgaAAGTCCAACGCCCATTAATTGCCTGAAATGTAGTTGAAGATGGGCCAATCCATGAAGTTGATAACCATTGATCTGGTGTTCCCTCCAAAATGAATGGAGAGATGTGATGGCGAGGAGACAGCAGACTCAAGTCCCAAATCGAAGTAGGGAAGGGGTAAGACTAGTTTTATTCAAACCTTTTTAAAGATAGAGTTGATGGTGGATACTGGATTTGTTTGTCTGCTGGTGGAAATTGGTAGTCGTGTGATCTTTGCCTCTTTTCTTTCAGTTCTTTTCCTCCAACACTCACTCCTTTCCAAGTAATGAAAAATGTAAACCTCTTAACTAATTTCAAGTTGATGAAAGTCAAATACCATAAAAAGCTACCTCCATTTTAATATATAAAGAAGTCGTGGAAGGGGGATTAGGATAAACCTTTTTAAAATAAACATCAACATGAACTCCTTTTCCGCTTTCTTTTCGGAAAATAGTTCTTTAATAACCAAGTCTTCTGCATTTATTTTTTTGGTACAACTCCAACACACAACCTGTAATCAACACTTTTAATTAATGAATCAAATATGAGTGTTTAGTAGTGTAATAAATATCCTTTCTCAAGAAATCTTATATTCTTCGTGACTTTTAAATCAGAAGAAAAATATGTTAAGTATGTCTTCCTTCTTATTACAATATTAGTTGAGTTAAGATTCTAACAGATAATtccatcaaaatataaatttagtcGTGATTAAATCTTGGTGAAGCTGTTTGTAGTAAAAGAAAAATTATCATTGACTAATGATTTGATTTAGGAGACGGACCTTAGCACATCTAAGCCTAGAGAAtatatttaacaaaattttaattagtcGGTTCGTTTATAATTATTAACCAgatttttgttaagaaaattcAAAATCATTTTCCAAATATATACTTCTGAATTGTTGGTTGAAAGAATAGATGTAAGATTTTAagcatttttataaaaaatatatatattatttttgaataataTTTTTGACAACCAAAATACTTTCGAATCCGGTTAAAAGTGGGGGCAAAGAAAGAGAAGCCGAAGCAGGCCCAAAAAGAAGGATATTGGGCTTTCATTTTTCAATGGAAAGCCCAAAATACTAGAGTACTCAGATTGGATTTTACGGGTTGGGCTCTCATTTCTGCAAATGGAAGTAACCCAAACGACACTCTTCGTTAGACTTCCGGAATCGTTTGCTTAGCTTAGCTTAGCTTCACCGCCGGTCCACCGTCGCGGCTAATGTAAGCCTCGTTTTCTCTGGTTTCACATGAACTTCACTCCTCCGCCTCACCCTTTTGTTTTCCCCGTTTCTTCACgcgattttttattttgattgatTATTTTCTTACCGACAAATTGATTTTTTCTTTTAGTTCATAAACTTCGAATAATTGATTAAAttgtaattattaaatcatttgaaTTAGAGCGGGGAACTTATTATTATGTAGCTTAAAAGAAAACAATTTTAACTCTTCTCAGTAATTGCTTTTAATGGCTTTATTTATGTAATTTCTTACTTGATCATTACTTGTATATGGAGGAAGATAGTGGACATGTTGAATTGCTGGTGAGATTTTGCTTTGCGGTTGTCGTTCTGATGTTGACATCGTGCTAAATTTTATAACTTCTAATTTTACTTCCctcgaaaatatatatattgttgcGGCTGTTTTGAGGGGAGGGGGGCTGGAATTATGATGATTATTATTTGATAATTTAaactttattataattaaaaaggTGAAGCAACAATCAAGCACTGAAGCAACCAATCCAACGGTAGCTGAAAACCCATCATTCTAATagcaaaataatccataggttgTGCCTTAAAAATTCAACACTATATTAATGTTTGCTAAAGGACTCCTTTAGGTGTTTATCTAAGATTTGTATGTGAACCCCTTTTTCTTCTGCTGCTGATTAAGTAATTCTTAGTGCTGACGGTGTGTTGAAGTTTTAGGTGTAAATGGGTAAGATGATTAGGACAGATAATGACTGCTGATAAATGGTGTAGTTTAATATGATAGTGTGGTCGGTGGTCCATAAGCGTACACCTTGGTTGGGCAGATGAGGTTTTGAGAAAAATATATTTACCCGTACAGAATGACTGTGCCCAGCATGTGGTCTTGAGATGGCCAAGGTAGCTCTTGATTGGGACTTGCTTTTGGACTTCATATACTTTCTCTTGGTCATTACAATGTTGAATAGCTAGTGCAgagaatttttttctaatttgtcGTCTTCTTGTACATGTATGTGGTTTGATATTGATGGAGTGTCCCATAAATTCACCTCTCCTCTTTTAAAGATATGATAATTGCTACTAAGATAACTACCCCTGAGGATATATTATATGCATCTTTCTTTACCTCACATATTTTGACAGTAGGTTTGGTGAATTGCTCTCTTGTTTTGTATTCTATGTTCACCATGAACTTATTGGTTTCAGTTTTCGAACACAAGTGGAACCTTGTTGTTCCCGCCCTTTTCCCATTTCAGATTGTTCTTTTGGAACTACTACCTAAGATCTTTTTCAAAGTGTGAAATTGGTATTTGCTTTTATACCCTTATTTAAAATGAAAGCTTGTGGGTTCACAATAGAATAGTGATGTTTATAGAATGCCTGCCATTTCTATacttttaatgattaaattttgcCTTCATGTGAGTGACGTGATTTTCCATTCTTCTAACAGgaaaacaaaaaatcaaattCTTCTTTTAATTCGTCTAATATAGTCACCATCCCCTTTTAATCATGTGAGTCGTTATTTGGTCAGATTTCCGAGTTAACCAAGTTGAAACATGTTAAACTTCTTTCCACCCTTAACTCTGTGCTTGTGTCAGTGGAAAAGGGGGGAAGAGTGAGTAGGTAGAAAGAGTTTGAAGATGTCAGCTTCGTTTTCCTATTAAAGAATGAACAAACTTGTTTCATTCCTCTTCTCTTACTTTCTGGCTAATGTGAATGCTCTCTCTGTATCTATTGGCCTTTGTTTAATAAGCATCTTATAAGAACCAAAATCTTTCTTGAAATATGCTACCAAGTCGAGGCTTTAAACTCGACTTACATAAATGCTTTCATTTTGACCATTGCTGTTCTTACTCCTTGCTGGCATGAAAGCTAAGACTGGTTTTACATGATGACAAAGTTGTTTGTTATACAATCATGTATCTGTTACACATTTCGTCTTCACAGGCGCATTTGTGTAAGAATGCCATTAAATATTTTTCCACTTCTTTGGAAAAAAGGCGAAAGGTGTTAAATTTGTAGTAACATAAGTCTTCTCAATTGTTTGTTCTTTTTATTGGACTGAAAGCTTATGAAACCTGACATTTCTGTTTGATTCTATTTACTTTGTGGTACATATGCATTCACATATGGTTGCCACCTAGTTGCTGTCACCGGCATGCCACATCATGACTAATCAGTTACGGCAGCATTTCTCTTTCATTTCTGGTGAAAGAAAATGTCTTTGTACCTTTCAATTGAACGCGACAAGCTGAAGAGTTGTCTTGCTACTACATGTGGGATGAAACAATGTAAATATTCCTCTTATAATTTCATCTCATCAATAGCAGCTCACATCAATTCACATTACACATTCTGTAAAACAGTTGATTTTAATAGTTAATTTGTGTAAATGTTATTAATCCGTGTTATACTTTTAATCCCTTAACGAAGATGACATTTTACTTACCTTATTCTGGTGTCAATGGCAAAGACATGGTTGAAGCGAAAACCATCATATGCGTGACATAGTATCTTTTTATATATAGCATGATATGATACAGGTGTGAAATACCGTCCTGTGATGTGGACTTTGATTGGTGTTGGGGATCCACTGACTGCATTTGATTCAATATGgtaaataaaatttagaaaatggGGTTCTTCAGTCCTTACTCGCTGAGAGTTTCGGTGAGTGGAAGGTCGCATTTGAAGCTGGTTCCGTACGAGGATGACAACCTGGTTATGGCAGCTTCATGTGTTTATGTGTACTGCCTGCCTTTAGCTTAAGATGAACACCTTCCTATTTTCCACAGCAACATGCTAGAGAGATTAATATACAGGTCAGTCAGACAATCTGGCATGGAATATTCTTACAGTAGTTTGATGGACAGATCtgatttattcttttattttttgtttctatTGGTCCATTTACAGGCTCTTTGATAACTTGCAATGAAGCATCTCTCGATCAAACCGCTCATCATTAATTTGCCACCCAATGGATGTATCGTATACATGATAAAAGCTAAAAAAATAAATCTCTTCCAAGGACTGCCATTGACGTTTATGCTACAGAATTGATTAATTTCTGTCTACAAATTTCCAATTTGTTTTCACATGCAAAGGGAAGCTTAAAACATTCACCTTAATCACTGCTAAGGGGCAatcaatatttatatttatatcttTTTCATGTCAAATCAGGGGGATTGGGTGGACAAGTCTTTTACGAAATTATTCATGACTCGGATCAAATTCGATAGGTATTTGAAACTATTTCTAGTCGGGTTCGGGTCTACACCCTTTTCACTGCAAGGTCAAAATCTTGATGGGTTGACAGTTGGAACAACCAAGGGCGGCAGATTTTCACGGCTAAAAAAACAGATAGAAAATCAACCGTCCAACACAAATTAAAGCAACAAAACAGAAACTAATAAAAAAAGGGTTTGGTCCAAGGCAAGAGCTTCGCATGTTACATGTTTGGTCCTcattaatacaaataaaaatctTAGGTCCCATTAATGACTCATTTAATACGCATTAAACAAACAACAATAAAACTAATCAAACCCTTAAAAGCAAGCATCAACTTACGTTAATTAAGTATtatagaaatgaaaaaaaataaaaccccACTCACCGCCTACCTTTCATCACCTATCAATTTCCAACAAACAAAGCCTTCCGTAAAAGCCACCACCATCGATGACGGTGACACCCCCTCCCATCCCGTCCCCTCCCCTGctcatctctctctctctctctaatcTGGCTGTGTTTTTTTTGGTGTCCACAAGCAGAGTCATAAGTAACTAACTGTACTTGCTTCTCGCATGTATCTCTGTGACTATATCTCACCCTTATCTTCTTATCTAGTTTGTTTGGTTGTAGCAGCTAATATATGGATACACAAGCTGGTAGGCCATCGCCCCCCCCCTCTTTTTTTTTCATGCCTATCCGCTTCTTGGTCACACACCCTCGGATCCTTCATCTCTTACTTCGAATTTCCCCAACTTTTTTTGTTGAAAACATATTGATATAAATACAAGGAAattgtatataaatatattattaacctAAACAAAAAGCACGGCTGAAACTGATCAAGGAATTAGGAGTATTTACTAACTCAGCGAAATATATCCCTGTTTCATCAATATCCATTCATGTTAAAAgttacatgccataaactaaaCTTGTATTCCCAAAGTAAAACATTCATAACCTTATCAAACAGAGAATCAATCCATTTTTTTATTGATTCTATTCTTTGGGCACTTGCTATTCCATGAGAGAATCAAAAAGACATAAGtggggaaaaaaagaaaagaaaagtggcGAGTATGAACAGTTGTAGGTTTTGGGGTTATGGTAAACTATTATATTGTTTTTTTCAATCTTCATCAGAACTGTCAGGGTACTTGTTCAAATCAGGTTTACGGAAAACCCGAGTAGGGTTCGATGATTCCGATGACGAAGCAGAAGCATGATGGAGTGAGGTCTGTAAAGCGTCGACTTTAGCCCCCACCTCGGTTGCTTTCTTGCGTATGGAAGCGGCTGAGATATCCCTAAGCTCGTCTTCTTGGAATATGAGGTCAGGGAAGTTGAGCCTGGCGGAAGGACCCCGCAAGTAGAAAACGGCTGTGTCATAAGCACGAGCGGCGGCTACAGGGGTGGTGTAAGAACCGAGCCAAATCCTGGACCGCTTGTTGGGTTCTCTGATTTCAGCGACCCACTTTCCCCACTTCCTCATCCTTATCCCTCTGAATGGTTTCTCCTTTTGCTGTGTCCTATGCAGCTTTCGCTTCTCTCCGCTTGCTGGACTTGATGTTAAACAACAATCACCTAGCTCCATGACCCAAAAGATAAAAGAAGACCAAAATCCTAAAACAAAATGGATTTTTTTTATTTCCCCTTGTTTCTGGAAACTATAACTTGTAAGCCataagaaggagaaaaagaaagggaaCAGATTCTAGCTACGTTTAATCAACGAATACTCTTTGCTCTAAAAGCTATTCTCTATTGTTATATATAAGTAGAAAaggatatataaataaataaataaataatatattgaagatagagagagaaagagaggcaAGAAGCAGTATTAGTTTCCCACTTGGCTGCTAGTCTGTCGTCTGGGCACGGCCGCCACGTTGATCGATCTAGCTTTAGATAAATCCAAATTGGGCCGACATAATCCATCACTTCCGATATATCTCTAAAAAAGCCTATACAATTTATGTATGATATAGCCATTGCACTCTACACATACTTATTTCTCTCTCTTACTCTCGCGGTTATCGGTTTGTAATGGTAAGCATGTGACCAGCAGACGTGGTTCTACTATATTCCAAGCACCCGAACATCCTTGTTTATTTCCATCTTtagtcttcttcttttttaatcattttttgtCCCTTTCTTTTTTAACTTCAAATATGCTACTGTTTCATTACAAAATCCTGAATAAACAAAGTCGGCATTTCCTACAAACAAATTAGTCTTAGGTCAGTTTCCCCGGTTACTGGTATGTAGTATGTACTCTTCAATTATTTACCTTAAATTAACTTTATgtttaaaccccaaaataattattataactTAATTTCCCtcctaccttttttttttttttgaaaacaagtaaaaaAAGCTGGTTTTGGTGTAACAGAAATAACTGGATATTTGACGTTGTCTGTTAGTTTGTTATTTAGgatatctaataataataatggccTGGATTGAGGGTTTAGGGTGGGTGGCTAGTTGGCAAGTCAAGTGGGATCCAATTTGAGAAATGGAggcaatagaaaaaaaaaaaaaaagaagtcggGTGGGGATGGAGATGGGGATGGTGTGTGACTTTCCGTCCAGGCCACGCAATAAAAATGATCATCCATTCCTTCCTTGGGCTTCCTTTTTGGTAGTGGAATGAATGAATTACCAAATTGGTTTTTAATTAGTATGGGTGCAAACCGTTGATTCTTTTGGTGTCAAATCTCAATCTTTATCATCTGATTAATAACTCcccccttttttatttatttatatatattgaaaagAGTGGTGTTAAGTAATTTCCACATCTTCTGGGTGATTAATCCATGATGTGGTTTCTCTTCTTTGGTTCCTTCATTGTTTCAACACTGTTAAAAGCCAACCCATCACTTTTTCATTTATTGACTATTAACCCTTCAATCCAACCAGCCAGCCGGCCAGGTTTATTTAAaaccagttttttttttttggggggggggtgcAACATTCCAACCGCCATTTGAATTATTACAAGACAAAAAGTCCTATATTTATACAATGAAACAAAAAGTGGAACCATCAGCTATTTTGGCTCCAAACTCCAAATTAAAAATATACACAGTGCAAAAGGAGGGGAAAATTCAGGGGTAGGCAAGGCATCGTTAGCTTCTTCCACTTGGCTTCTACAGCTCATTTCCCCCGGTTGAATCTTTACCTTTATCAAAGACTGCTGCtttcttttttaaataataatagattTTTCCAAAGAGATTGTACAATCTTTATAATAACATACTAGAATTTGcatcgttttaataaaacattcttATCATGTGTGCTTAAACTCACCCAAAACTAGATCTTTTTATATATTTAGTCGGCAAATTATTTATATACGTGGATGCAATTACAATGCAATAAACCAAAACAAGATTTGGTATATCAGATTTTGATCTAATTATTAGAATTAAAAACCCAATACTGAGTCAACACATCACAAAGTTATTATCGATTCCAcccatttaattttcttttattactgTTTCTGTTtttattatgtatgtatgtaGAAACTATCATTAGAAATATACAGCTCATTTAGGTCTATTGAATTTTGAGTCCAAATATGTCATTTTCATTCATCTTTTTTCACTTGCAGATATCAtacaataaaatgaaaacattCCCATAGTCTTACCAACTCTACTTGTCAGCCCCAAAATAATAATGGTTTATGTATTAAAAGAAGATCTAGGAGTAATTCTTTCAGGTTTGTGATCCCAACCTTACCTTTACATTTCTACCATCAAAAATCATTCTACGAGCAGAGCTGCaaccttggtttttttttttttttatttaaattctcaTACGGAGCGGTACACCCCATAGCAGCTGTGTTGGTCCCAAAAAAGATATATTCAACTGTTCAAACTTAAGACTGACTTCAAACATGGTGTTAATAAAAAGTCGTAAAGAAAATAACAGGCATATTCAAATATAGGACATCTTTAAATCATGCAACA is part of the Gossypium arboreum isolate Shixiya-1 chromosome 5, ASM2569848v2, whole genome shotgun sequence genome and harbors:
- the LOC108450581 gene encoding ethylene-responsive transcription factor RAP2-1-like; this encodes MELGDCCLTSSPASGEKRKLHRTQQKEKPFRGIRMRKWGKWVAEIREPNKRSRIWLGSYTTPVAAARAYDTAVFYLRGPSARLNFPDLIFQEDELRDISAASIRKKATEVGAKVDALQTSLHHASASSSESSNPTRVFRKPDLNKYPDSSDED